In Canis lupus dingo isolate Sandy chromosome 1, ASM325472v2, whole genome shotgun sequence, a single genomic region encodes these proteins:
- the LOC112643746 gene encoding 60S ribosomal protein L31-like → MAPAKKGGEKKKGRSAINEVVTREYTINIHKRIHGVGFKKRAPRALKEIRKFAMKEMGTPDVHIDTRLNKAVWAKGIRNVPYRIRVRLSRKCNEDEDSPNKLYTLVTYVPVTTFKNLQTVNVDEN, encoded by the coding sequence ATGGCTCCCGCAAAGAAGGGTGGCGAGAAGAAGAAGGGCCGTTCTGCCATCaacgaggtagtgaccagagaatacaccatcaacattcacaaacgtatccatggagtgggtttcaagaagcGTGCCCCTCGGGCACTCAAAGAGATCCggaaatttgccatgaaggagatgggaactccagatgtgcacattgacaccaggctcaacaaagctgtctgggccaaaggaataaggaatgttccataccGTATCCGTGTGCGGTTGTCCAGAAAATGTAACgaggatgaagattcaccaaacaagctctacacGCTGGTTACCTACgtacctgtcaccactttcaaaaatctacagactgttaatgtggatgagaactaa